From the genome of Vulgatibacter sp.:
GAGTTCGTCTCGGCAGCCTTCGAGGGCGGGCTGATCTCCTTCGCCGCGGTGATGATCCTCTACACCGCGGGGCAACAGCTGATCGTGGGGCCGGAGCTCCGGCGCCTCGATCTCGGCCTGCTCATCGCCGCCGGCGCAGGCGCGGCCAACCTCCTCCTCGGCGCGTACGTGCTCCGCGAGGGCAGACAGCTGGGCTCCGCCACCCTGGTTGCGGACGGCAAACACATCCTCTCCGACGTCTGGACCACCGCCGGCGTGATCCTGGGCCTCTTGCTGGTCCGGCTCACCGGGCTGGTCTGGCTCGATCCGATCGCCGCGCTGGCGGTGGGCGGCCTCCTCGCCTGGACCGGCGTGCGGCTCGTGCGCGAGTCGGTGGGAGCCCTGCTCGACCAGGAGGATCCCGAGCTCCTCCAGCGGCTGGTGCAGGCCTTCAACGAGAGCCCGGTGCAGGGGCTGGGCGGCGTGCACCGCCTCCGGGCGATCCGCTCCGGGGACGTGGTCCACGTCGACGCCCACCTCTTCGTGCCGGAGCATTGGTCGGTGCGCCAGGCCCACGAGGCGGTCACCGAGCTCGAGCGGCAGGTGAAGGAGCGGAGCGGGCTCGTGGGCGAGCTCGCCCTCCACCTCGACCCCTGCCACGACCGGGTCTGCTCCGGCTGTGATCTGCCCGCCTGCGGGATCCGCCGGGAGGGCTTCCGGGAGCGGCTCGAGGTGACGCTGGAGGATGCAGTGGGGCCCGCGTCGCGGCTGCCCCACCACCGGCTCTATTAGGCGAGCGCCGCGAGGAGCACGGCGAAGAGCAGGGTCCAGCCCGTCTCCTCGAGGCCGACCCGCTTCGCCGGCTGCGGCCCCTCGTGGCGGAGCAGCACCCTGCCGATCTTCACCAGCGCCGGGAGGAAGGCGAAGG
Proteins encoded in this window:
- a CDS encoding cation diffusion facilitator family transporter, with protein sequence MDTTQPQPRADASRRQRVALVSLAGGSLIFLAKLAGWYLTGSSAVLSDALESTVNVVAATFAVFALRFAAQPADRDHPYGHGKIEFVSAAFEGGLISFAAVMILYTAGQQLIVGPELRRLDLGLLIAAGAGAANLLLGAYVLREGRQLGSATLVADGKHILSDVWTTAGVILGLLLVRLTGLVWLDPIAALAVGGLLAWTGVRLVRESVGALLDQEDPELLQRLVQAFNESPVQGLGGVHRLRAIRSGDVVHVDAHLFVPEHWSVRQAHEAVTELERQVKERSGLVGELALHLDPCHDRVCSGCDLPACGIRREGFRERLEVTLEDAVGPASRLPHHRLY